In a genomic window of uncultured Sphaerochaeta sp.:
- a CDS encoding LuxR C-terminal-related transcriptional regulator, whose protein sequence is MQINRDDLAFTQEEGRRLAAYFADDIDDEALELMIENTWGSPLLLKACFAKGEIQNSAQVEGRSRELESYFLPIWDEVPKKAETALVYTALLGAFFPGKEQETLKTGVMILIEKSLFVEMTSAGEVLIHPLFRSFVLNRVRAGKNRRIEHAVAQAVADLLDASLYQEAITMTLGIEDYELVASLLDEYCAKLLTDGNLDFITSIIGQLPKVSVERYASLMLLEILSGIRKGWTARHVMDRIAGIQSSRLRKKMQEVDLLSILDGIDLLLQRDFYHAEKLLNKLPDELTYLRPLISVFIASLPLGPEEDLEQVYHHLQETLRTIGIKQYDALSIVLLGQIGSIQLELLLFEQARQSFDEALRLGYEEKAGYATSCSMAWIGKGLLSLYSGMREDAEEYLLRGLASAKGYSFYLSLHAQLALAEFYIVSSRHEEAVRLLRDAGKQAYEYDVTSIDDRFIEVMYAMAQRRVGDIPALEMWVHKHKEKEAQQDTLFDLFVLEERQVLGYYQITGQLEKAVDLYASLQSELKRKHRLLLSIILSIEFGVYDSQQLDLSRSQISEKHISVLQELYGVKQEREDQLLTDREQEVLHLIGNGYMNKEIAGMMNITERTVKWHASKIYEKLQVTSRMEAVSEARRIGIL, encoded by the coding sequence ATGCAAATCAACAGGGATGATCTTGCCTTCACGCAGGAGGAAGGGAGACGTTTAGCTGCATACTTTGCAGATGATATCGATGACGAGGCGCTGGAGCTCATGATCGAGAACACTTGGGGATCCCCACTGTTGCTCAAAGCCTGTTTTGCCAAAGGGGAGATTCAAAACAGTGCACAGGTGGAAGGGAGAAGCCGTGAGCTTGAATCGTATTTCCTCCCCATTTGGGATGAGGTTCCAAAGAAAGCGGAAACAGCACTCGTGTATACTGCTTTGCTTGGAGCATTCTTCCCTGGGAAGGAACAAGAGACCCTCAAGACGGGGGTAATGATTCTGATCGAGAAATCCCTTTTTGTCGAAATGACAAGTGCTGGAGAGGTTCTCATTCACCCTCTTTTCCGTTCCTTTGTGCTCAATCGCGTGAGAGCAGGGAAGAACAGAAGAATTGAACATGCCGTGGCGCAGGCAGTTGCAGATCTTCTTGACGCATCATTATATCAGGAAGCGATAACGATGACCCTTGGGATTGAAGACTATGAATTGGTAGCCAGTCTTCTCGATGAATATTGTGCAAAATTGTTGACAGATGGGAATCTGGATTTTATCACCAGTATCATTGGACAGCTGCCTAAGGTTTCGGTAGAGAGGTATGCTTCCTTAATGCTACTGGAGATACTCAGCGGAATCCGCAAGGGATGGACCGCGAGACATGTGATGGACAGAATTGCCGGGATACAGTCATCCAGGCTAAGGAAGAAAATGCAGGAGGTTGACCTTCTGTCCATCCTTGATGGGATCGACCTCTTGCTCCAACGTGATTTCTATCATGCTGAAAAACTGTTGAACAAGCTTCCTGATGAACTGACTTATCTTCGTCCGCTTATCAGCGTGTTCATTGCTTCCTTACCTCTTGGACCGGAGGAAGATCTTGAACAGGTCTATCACCATCTGCAGGAGACGTTACGAACCATTGGGATCAAGCAATACGATGCACTTTCCATCGTGTTGCTTGGGCAAATAGGGTCCATCCAACTCGAACTCTTGTTGTTTGAGCAAGCAAGGCAATCCTTTGATGAAGCGCTGAGGTTGGGATATGAGGAAAAAGCAGGGTATGCCACTTCATGCAGCATGGCTTGGATAGGTAAGGGATTGCTCTCTCTCTATTCAGGGATGAGAGAGGATGCAGAGGAGTATCTGTTACGAGGACTTGCCTCTGCAAAGGGATATTCATTCTATCTCTCTCTCCATGCACAATTGGCACTTGCTGAGTTCTATATAGTGAGTAGTCGTCATGAGGAAGCAGTACGGTTGCTTCGCGATGCAGGCAAGCAAGCCTATGAGTATGATGTCACTTCCATTGATGACCGTTTCATAGAGGTGATGTATGCCATGGCTCAGAGACGTGTTGGTGACATTCCTGCGTTGGAAATGTGGGTACATAAGCACAAGGAGAAGGAAGCACAACAGGATACCCTTTTTGATCTCTTTGTGTTGGAAGAACGACAAGTGCTTGGGTATTACCAGATTACTGGGCAACTGGAAAAAGCTGTGGATCTCTATGCTTCTTTGCAATCAGAGCTCAAGAGGAAGCATCGGTTGTTGCTCTCGATAATCCTTTCAATAGAGTTTGGTGTTTATGATTCTCAACAACTAGATCTCTCGAGAAGCCAGATCAGTGAAAAACATATCTCTGTATTGCAGGAATTGTACGGAGTCAAACAAGAAAGAGAGGATCAACTCCTGACTGACCGAGAGCAAGAGGTCCTGCATTTGATTGGAAATGGCTATATGAACAAAGAGATAGCAGGGATGATGAACATAACTGAACGAACAGTGAAGTGGCATGCCTCAAAGATCTATGAAAAGTTGCAGGTGACATCAAGAATGGAGGCAGTTTCTGAAGCTAGAAGGATTGGTATCCTGTAG
- a CDS encoding radical SAM protein, whose translation MIKRITQDPSSGGYGLIMRIIHQTDYEVLEKIVMNFVFNAAWFGSEQLEKNRVEMDMNIPWAILMDPTSACNLSCTGCWAAEYKKTDELSFQTLDRIITEGKELGTYAYLFSGGEPLVRKHDLIKLASKHNDAIFAAFTNATLIDDEFAEDLLSVKNFIPLISIEGTEEMTDARRGSGVWKKCIQAMDILRDRGLPFGFSTCYHTYNTEYVGSDEFVDFMAEKGALFGWYFTYIPVGEGASLDLVASPSQRAYMLKRVREIRSHKPLFVLDFWNDGNYVNGCIAGGRRYLHINANGDMEPCAFIHYACESIHGKPLVEALRNPLFKAYREHQPCNSNMFRPCPMFDNPELLLDMVNQSGAQSTQRIDSESVEQLYAKCKPIADKWKPIADELWEEYQR comes from the coding sequence ATGATCAAACGTATTACTCAAGACCCCTCATCAGGGGGATACGGCTTGATCATGAGGATCATCCACCAGACAGACTACGAGGTGCTAGAGAAGATAGTCATGAATTTTGTCTTCAATGCTGCTTGGTTTGGATCTGAACAGTTGGAGAAAAACCGTGTAGAAATGGATATGAATATCCCTTGGGCAATCTTGATGGATCCCACGTCTGCCTGCAACCTTTCCTGTACAGGATGCTGGGCCGCCGAATACAAGAAAACTGATGAGCTCTCTTTCCAGACCTTGGATCGCATCATTACCGAAGGAAAGGAACTGGGAACCTATGCATATCTCTTTTCCGGTGGTGAACCGTTGGTTCGTAAACATGACCTGATAAAGCTTGCAAGCAAACACAACGACGCAATCTTTGCTGCCTTTACCAATGCAACATTGATTGACGATGAATTTGCGGAAGACCTACTGAGTGTGAAAAACTTTATCCCACTAATCAGCATCGAGGGAACTGAGGAAATGACCGATGCAAGAAGGGGTAGTGGGGTTTGGAAGAAATGTATCCAGGCAATGGACATCTTGCGTGATCGTGGATTGCCCTTTGGGTTCTCTACCTGCTACCACACATATAATACTGAGTACGTGGGTTCTGATGAGTTCGTAGATTTCATGGCTGAGAAAGGAGCACTGTTTGGATGGTATTTTACCTATATTCCAGTAGGGGAAGGTGCATCCCTCGACTTGGTTGCATCTCCCTCTCAACGAGCCTATATGCTCAAACGGGTAAGAGAAATTCGTAGCCATAAGCCCTTGTTTGTATTGGATTTCTGGAATGATGGCAACTATGTGAATGGATGCATCGCAGGAGGAAGACGATACCTGCACATCAATGCCAATGGTGACATGGAACCGTGTGCATTCATCCACTATGCCTGTGAAAGCATTCATGGCAAACCTCTCGTGGAAGCTCTTAGGAACCCATTGTTCAAGGCATATCGGGAGCATCAGCCATGCAATTCAAACATGTTCCGTCCCTGCCCCATGTTTGACAATCCTGAGTTGTTGTTGGATATGGTCAACCAGTCGGGGGCTCAAAGCACCCAACGGATCGACTCAGAATCAGTAGAACAGCTCTATGCTAAATGCAAGCCGATTGCTGACAAGTGGAAGCCAATTGCTGATGAACTCTGGGAGGAATACCAGAGATAG